The DNA segment GCCTATTACTGCCTCTCCCTTCTCTACGCCCTGCAGGGGGATTTTGACAGGGCCCTCGGCGAGGCGGAGCGCGCCTTTCTCATCGCACCGGACCATCATGCCATCGTGGAACAGCTCTGCCGCATGCACATGGTGAAAAGAGACGGCAAGCGCGCCCTGGTCATCCTGAGGGTCGCCCTCAAGAAGATCACCCGCTCCGAGAGGCTCTGTTTTATCGAGGGTATGTGCTGGAAATCCATAGGAAGCCTTGAGCGGGCCCGTGAGAGCTTTCTTAGCGCTTCGCGCCATGGTCCCCTCACGCCTTTTGCTGCCGTATCGAGGGGATATGCGGCCCTCATCGGCGGAAAAGCCATTGAGGCAGCCGCTGAGGCAGAAGGGGCGCTCCTGGGGGACAGCCGCTTCTCTCCCGCAATGGTGCTTATGGCGGAAATCAAGCATTCCTCCGGGGAAGGCGACGAGGCGGAATCTCTGCTGGCGAAGGCACTTAAAAGTGATCCCGTGAGATCCTGGGGACTTTTCTGACGGCTCCTACACTGCTCCTGCGGCCCTGAGAATCTGCACCACCTCGGTTTTGCCTGCAAGCGCCGCCACGTCACCTCTTCCCCGCCGCTTCATGAATGGTGATGTTCACTGGGCCCGCCCCACGAAGGCCTCCTGGACCCTCTTCAACAGAGCTCCATCAGTAAGGAGGTCACAGGCAGTGAGGGCCATCGCCTTCACGGAGAGAATAAGGCTCTCATGGGCAGGCTCCGTTGCGGAGAGGCGGGCAAACTCCTTTGTGTGGAGCGGCTTTCCCGGCGGCGCAGTGGCGGCGTACATATAGACCGAGGGCACCACGTGGCTCACGTTTCCGAAGTCCGTCGAGCCTGGCTCAAGGTCCTCCCTGGCGATGTCAGTGACTCCGAGCCTCCCAAGGTTCTCCTCGAGGAGCCCCATCACGACAGGATTGTTAAACATGTCGTCCATTGAGCGCTCAAAGCTCTTGATCTTCAGCCTGCAGCCCGTGGCTTTTGCGGCACCGCGGGCGCAATTCTTCATCTTCTCAGTGACAATGCCGAGATCGCACCTTTTCATGGAGCGCACATAAAAGCGGGCTGCCGTGAAGTCGGGAATGATGTTGGGATAGGTCCCCCCATGGGTGATGATCCCGTGGATGCGTATGTCAGGCTTTACCTGCTGCCTGAGGGCATTGACGGCATTAAAAAAGGTGATCATCGCGTCAAGGGCATTGACACCCTCATGGGGAGCACAGGCGGCATGGGCCGCCCTGCCCCTGAACTGGATCTCCAGGGCATCCATGGCAAGGGTGATGGTGTTCACCATCCAGAGGCATTCGGGGTGCATCTCCAGTGCCACGTCGATGGGAGCGAAGACTCCCTCGGCCAGCATGGGAATCTTCCCCCCGTCATACTCCTCGGCAGGAGTGCCGAAAAACCAGACGCTCCCGCCCGTTTCCTCGAGGAATGGCGCCATTGCTGCGGCGGCCCCGAATGCTGACGCCGCGATGAGGTTGTGGCCGCAGCCATGACCGATGCCGGGAAGGCAGTCATACTCAGCCATGAACCCGACAGCCGGCTTCCCTCGCCGCCCTGCGGGGGCAGCCCTCAGGGCCGTGGGAATTGATTTCATGGGGTGCTCGACGGTGAAGCCCTGGGACTCCAGCTTCTCATGCAGATACTTTGAAGCTTTGAACTCCTTGTAACCCTCCTCGGGATTCCGGTGGATATAGCGGCTCACCGCCACGATCTCCCCGGAAAGTGAGTCCACCCTTTGAATGATCCTGTCCTTGATGTCCATCAGAAAGGCCCCCAGTTCGCAAGAGTAGGCCAGACCAGCAGCAGCATGCAGATTATGACAAGCCAGGCCTGGAGCTTCCAGGCCCACCGAAACCAGGCCCACATGGGCACAAGCCCTATGTTCAGGACTGCGAGCGTAATGCCGTTCCAGGGGATGGCGAAATTGGTGAAGCCGTCTCCAAGCTGGAAGGCCAGCACGGCCGTCTGTCGCGTGATTCCCAGCAGGTCGGCAAGGGGCGCCATGATCGGCATGGAGACTGCCGCCTGGGCGCTTCCCGACTGGATGAAAAGGTTCATGAAGCACTGCACGAAGAACATTATCTGCACTGCGATAAGCTTTGGAAAATGGGAGATGAGAGAGCTCATGTAAAAGAGAAGGGTGTCCATCACCATGCCGTCCTCAAGGAGGATCTTTATTCCCCGGGCTATCCCTATGAGGAGTGCTGCCGTCACCATGTCACGGGCGCCCTCGATGAAAGACTCGGTGGTCTTGTTGAGGCCCAGCCCCCCCAGGAGGCCCGAGAGGATCCCCAGGGTGAAAAAGAGGCCCGTGAGCTCCTTTATGGCCCACTTGTACTTGATGACACCGACGGGAAGGAGGGCAAAGCCGATGAAAAGGAGCACCAGGACGGCGTAGTGGCGCCTGGTAAGAGTGAATCCCTCGCCTGAAGCGCTCTGCAGTATGGTCTCTCTTATCTTTTTGTCACTCTCGAAAGTCTCGCTCATCTGGGGGTTCTTCTTCACTTTTGCCGCATATATCAGCACATAGACTATGGCAGCCGTCATCATAACGGACCAGACGACGAGGCGGTACTCCACACCGGAAAACAAGGGCAGCTTGGCGACGCCCTGGGCGATTCCCACGGTGAAAGGGTTGAAGAAGGCGCCGCAAAATCCCATGACGGTTGCAAGGTAGACCATGGCGACGCCCACTATGGAGTCGTATCCCATTGCCACTGCCATGGGCACCACGAGGCCCACGAAGGGAAGGACCTCCTCATACATGCCGAAAATGCCGCCGCCAAGGCCGAAGACAAGCATGATCGTGGGAATCATCACCGCTTCGCGGCCCTTGAGGAGCTGCGTGACCTTGTAAATGCCGGCGGAAAGGGCGCCGGTATCCTTGATAATGCAGAATGCCCCGCCTATGATGAAGAGGAGCATTATGATCTCGGAGGCCTGCATCATGCCGCTGAAGGGCACCAGGACAATCTCGATTATCCCCTGGGGCTTGTGGGGCACGAAAGAGAACGAGTCCTTGGACTCCACGACCATCCTGCCGTCCACCTCTATGCGGCGGTACTGGCCCCCCGGGATCACCCATGTGGCCAGGGCCGCCATGATCACTATGGCAAAGATGATGATAAGGGGATGGGGCATCTCAATGCCCTTGAGCTTTTCAAGAAAAGCCGGTGATTTTTCTCGGGGAGCCTCTTTTTCCGCTGCCATGGGGAGATTATATCACTTTCCCCGAAGCTCCGTCAATTTAGGACAATGGATCAGCTATGCAGGGGCACGGAGGCTCCCGATAGCCATCGCATAAAGGAGTACAAGAAGCACGATCCTTAAAAACCAGACCGCCACTTTCTTTTCAGCCTCAGAGGGCATGGTGGCACCCCTGAATACCGCCCAGCCTCCCAGGAATTCTTCCATGAAGTCAAAATATGAGAGCCCGTAGAATACTATGAACACGGCCATGACAATGAGGTTGTTATAGGCAGGGATGGCTTTGTAGAATCCTCCTTTTGACACCATCACGGTAGTCTTCCAGAGGCTGCCGTTTATCACAAGGGCAATGATATTGAGAAGAATACCCGGCACGGCAAGGAAAAGCGGCACCACCACATTGATTACATAGTTTTTCCGCTCACTCTGCCGGCGCTCATCGCGAAAACGAATTTTCAGCTCCAGGCGCTTTACTTCATTCTCTATCACCATCACAAGGGGCGGCACACTGATGGCGCCTTCTGCCCTGAGCTTCGCGAGAAAGTCCCGG comes from the Candidatus Eremiobacterota bacterium genome and includes:
- a CDS encoding M20 family metallopeptidase, giving the protein MDIKDRIIQRVDSLSGEIVAVSRYIHRNPEEGYKEFKASKYLHEKLESQGFTVEHPMKSIPTALRAAPAGRRGKPAVGFMAEYDCLPGIGHGCGHNLIAASAFGAAAAMAPFLEETGGSVWFFGTPAEEYDGGKIPMLAEGVFAPIDVALEMHPECLWMVNTITLAMDALEIQFRGRAAHAACAPHEGVNALDAMITFFNAVNALRQQVKPDIRIHGIITHGGTYPNIIPDFTAARFYVRSMKRCDLGIVTEKMKNCARGAAKATGCRLKIKSFERSMDDMFNNPVVMGLLEENLGRLGVTDIAREDLEPGSTDFGNVSHVVPSVYMYAATAPPGKPLHTKEFARLSATEPAHESLILSVKAMALTACDLLTDGALLKRVQEAFVGRAQ